The genomic stretch CTTAACCATTTCGAAGGGGTACTTGGCAACGTCTGGTCTTTCTTAAAAAGAAAGGAGGTACGAATGTAAAATTTTCATTTGATTTTAGGTGTAGAAAAAATGAGTATTTTGAAATTAATAAATTAGTTATATGAATTTAAATAATATGAGATATTTGAATGTTTTGTTGACATTGATCGTAACATGCGTTTTCACGATTTCTTGTTCTAAAGAATATTGTTCCATAAATGCTGAGGTAAATGGTATTAAATTGATAAAATTTCCGCAAGAAACAATAGGTGTTATGGCAGGAAATACAGAACAATATAATTCATTTTCAAGATCGTTATCTTTCTTGAAAGATAGTTTATGGCCGGGAGCAACTGGGCATACGTTGATCTATGAAACAGATGAAATCACGTCCTTACAAGGGTTAGAAAGGTACATATATTTAGGATCGTTATTGAAAGGAGGATCTTTAGAAACTCAGAGATACCAAGTGTTAACAAATAGAGTTGAACCGATAACTATTTCGTATTCTTTTCCAGCTAAATTTGTCGTAGATGAAATTGGAAGACCTTCTCTTTCAGCAATGCGACAATCTATTGTTAATACTATGAATAATAATGGTATGTCTGGCAAACAGCTAGTCTCGTTTAGTTATGATATAAATCAGTTTACCTATTATGATGAATTGAAATTGACATTTGCTTCAAATATTAATGTTGCAAGTATTCTTAATATAACAGTGGATGCTGCAAAAGGAAAGATTGCGCATAAAACAGGATTGATTGCTAAATTTATTCAAAAGAATTTTACCGTTGACATGGATATACCTTTAGATGGAAATTTATTATTAGACAATGATACAATTAATTTAATGGAAGGATTTTCTCCTGTTTACATCAGCTCTATAACTTATGGTAGAATGGGAGTTATTACAATGGAATCGAATTATGGTTATAATGAAGTTCGGTTAGCAGTAAAAGCAGCATTTGATGCTAAAATAGTAAATGGAAATATTAGTATCTCAAATGAATATAAAAAAATTATTGACGAGTCTAATATTAAAATATACATGGTAGGAGGTGATGGTAGTGGAATTGCAGAGTCGGTTGAGGGTTTTGCGGCTTTTAAGAAATATATTATTGATGGCGGTTATTATTCTCCAGAAGTTCCAGGTGTTCCAATAGCTTTTACTGCGAGTTATTTGATGGATAATTCTCCTGTTTATACAAAATTCAAAATTAATATTCCGAATTAAAGTAATGTGTTGATTTAATTTTACTAAATATGAGTGTAATGAAGAAAATACTTACATTTTTTATGTTATTATTGATTTTGTGTGCTTGTGAGACTCGTTTGACAGATAACACAGATCAAGATATATTTGATTTCCCTAAATATCGAGAAGGAGTGATTAATATTAATACTCATAATTACATGCCAAGTATGGCAAAGGAAAAGATTGGGGTGACAAATGAGAGGTCTTCTGATTCGGAAATATTATCGAGAGTAACAGAGGTTCTTAAAGATAGTTTGTGGAAAGATGATTTTGGGCGAACTATTTATGCTCAAGCAGATGAATCTCTTATTTTGCCAAACCTTCAGAGATATATTTTCCCGGGTTCACTATTAAGAGGGAACTCTATTTCTGATTGTAATTATACTCCTATTACAGCAACGATTAATCCTATAACAGTTTCAGTTTCTTTTCCAGCGAAAACTGTTGTTGGAACAATTAATCATCCATCCTTGTCTGCGACAAGGAGTTTTGTGAATGAAGTTTTGCAACAAGAGGAAACAGTACAGCAAAATGCATCATTGAATTTTAGTATTGATCAGTTTACCTCGTATGACGAGTTGAGAATGGCTTTTGGTTCCAATGCGAAAACAAGTGCTTTATTTTTTGGGAATTCCTCATCTTCTTCAGAGAAAGTTCATAAAATATCGAAAAAGACTGGTTTATATGTGAGATTTGTTCAACGGAATTTTACAATAGACATGGACATTCCATCATCTGGTAGTCTGATTAGTGGAACTCTGACAGCCAATCAAACTGGAGGCTATTCTCCTGTATATGCAGCTTCTGTTACTTATGGAAGAATGGGAATTATGGCTATTGAGTGGAAAATCCACTCAAAGTAGTCCCCTTAATTCACAGTAATTTGACCCCTGTTAAATTTTCCCATTCTCCCTTCTGTTTATTCTTGTTTTCTTCGTATTCTTCCTGTCCGTTATGCCGGGTTCTACATTAAATTTCGTTTACAAATATAACGATTATTTTTTACTTTTACATTTCCGCAGCGACTCCCCGAAGAGTTCAATGCGTATGGCCTGATGCACAATTCTGTCCAGAACGGCATCGGCAATCGTCTTTTCTCCAATAACGTCATACCAGTCTTTTACCGGTACCTGTGATGTTATGATGGTAGATTTTTTACCATGCCTGTCCTCTATGATATCCATCAGATTCATCCGCCCCTGGGAATCGAAAGGTTGTATACCAAAATCATCCAGTATAAGCATATCCAACCTTTCGATTTTCTTGAGTTCTTGCAGGATTGTACCTTTTGCCTTGGCAACCTTAAGCATCCCCATAAGTCTGGATGTATTGGCATATAACACTTTATATCCTTTTTGGCAAGCCTGGAAGCCAAAAGCTGTTGCCAGATAACTTTTACCTGTTCCGGCGCTTCCGGTAATAAACAGGTCTTTGCGCTCTCTGACAAAAGTCAGGTCGGCCAAACGCAGGGTAAGGTTCTTGTCCAGCCCCCTTTCCACCGAGAAGTCTATTTCTTCAATGGTGGCCTTGTATCTGAAGGAGGCCTGACGGATAGCCCTCTCTACCGCACGGTTTCTGCGGTCATCCCATTCACTTGAAACCAGCCATGAGACGAACTGGTCGGTAGTCATACTCTCTGTCCGATGTGTTTCCAAACTTGTTTTAAAGGCATAATACATACCTTTAAGGTTCATTCCTAACATCTTTTCCAATGTATCCTGATTCATTTCCATATTGCATCTGGTTGGTTTATTGATAATATTCTTTTCCTCTGATATTCTCATGGGAAGGCATCTCCGTTTCTTGCCCGGCACTGTCTTCCAACGGGAACTCATCCTGCCGGTTGTTAAGGATGCGCTCAATGATGGGGTAATTGTACAGACCGTAACTTGTAGCCCAACGACAGGCATTGGTCAGTCGGGTGTTGCCGACCCTGCGTGCGAAGCTAAGAATGCCCTGGCACGATTTATAGGCTTGCTCCGGATGTTTTTTCTCTTCCATCACCCGACGGATATATGCCTCCACGTCCGGATGGATAGCTGCCGCCTCATGTATAAATTTGTCCGGGTTCCATTCCGTGATATAGCGATGGTGTGAAGCCAGATGCTCTTCCAGGGTCGTGTACCGGCAACGGGCCCTGTTGCGGGTATGGGTGGCAATCAGCTCGTAGCCGTAATAGATGCATACCTGGCGTGAGGTATATGACAGGATGACTTTCTTGCCTATATAGCGGCAAGGCACGCTGTAGTAATGGGCATCTTCCCCCAGGCGGACATGGCCGTTTTTCATCACGGTAGCCCTGTAACGATGCCTGAGTTCAAAGCGGATGGGATTTAGTTTGCGCAGGGAATCACGTTCTATCTCCTCGAACTGTTCCCGCCGACTGTATTTGCGGCCTGTGAGCGGAGTGTTGTTATGGAGTTCCAATGCCACGCGGATAGCCGCGTTCAGTGAATCCAGGTCATAAAACTCGCGTTCCTGTATCTTGGGATAGATACTGCGGTAAATCAGTTTAACGGCACCTTCCACCAGCGCCTTGTCACGTGGCTTGTAAGCCCTGGCGGGGATTACGGTACAGCCGTAATGTTCGGCAAAAGCGGCAAAGTCTTCATTCAGGATAGCCTCGTATTTACTGCTCTTGGTAACGGCAGACTTGAGATTATCCGGGATGATGGCGGAGGGAACTCCCTGGTAGTATAACAGGGCGTTTTCCGAAGCACGGATCAAGTCCTCTTTTTTCTGGCTCATGACAGCTTCCACATAGGTTAACTGGCTGCAAGGAAGAATCGCGACAAAAACCTCCACAGGAATGATTTCTCCCGTATCAAGGTCGATGATGGAAAGTTTGTCGCCGGCGAAGTCTATGAACATTTTATCACCGGCTTTATGCTCAAGATGCATGATGGGACGGCTGCAGGCTATATATTGCTGAATCAGAATATAGAAGCGGGTGCGTCCGTAGCCATCCGGATGGGAAGAAAGGTACTCGCGATGCAATGCCTCGCGGGTAACACCTTTCTTCTTAAGCCGCTTGCAATACTCGGGTAACAACGACTTTAGTTCTCCCAGCCGTTCACTTTCCGTCTTTACTCTGCTCTTTTCGTGGAATAACTTTGAGAGTTCCTGGTCCGGCAGGGACAACATCTGCTCATAATCCAAACCGCTACGTTGAAATACTTGTAAGTATTTCTTGACCGTGTTGCGAGAGACGCTTAACATACTGCTGATACTTTTGGTCCCATGACCCTGGGAGTAACAGCGTAACACTTGACGAATCTTTTCCATTCCTAATTGTTTATTGGGCATAAATGACTTTTATTTGTTTTTAACAAACAAAATAGAATTATAGACCGGATAAACAAAAATCAAACTCACTTTTGGGGGATCATTTTAAAGTGAATTTAAGGGATCACTTTCGAGTGAATTTAGGGGATCACTTTAAAGTGGACGGAAGGGGGCAAATATGAGTGAATTTTCCACCGTCTACCCGCAGAGAAAAATCGGCATAATAACGGTTGTTATAGATATAGTTCAGGTTGGCCGCCAGGCCCATGCTTCGCATCGTCGATTGGTTGCCACCAGGCTTACCGTTTTCCTGATATTGACGGGCAGAAGCCAAAAAGTGGACATCCTCATCCATAAATCCCTCGGCGTCAAAACTATAGCTACGATTGTTCCGTTCCCTCAAAGAGTAGTCCACACCCAAATAAATCTGGTGTTTATCGGCAAAGGTTTCGGAATAGGCCAGGTTGATACTGCCGTCATAATTGTTTCCCTTTCCGGTGGAATACTTATACTGCCCTCTTCTGAGAAAACCGTCCGTAGTCTTATATTCAGCAGATTGGAAGAAGGTATGTTCGGCGGGCAAAAAATAATCGGAGGTATTGTCGGTGGATGAAATGCCGACCTGCCCGCGAAGGGTAAGCCCTTTCAGTACCTGCCACTCAACAGAGAAATTATTGCTCAAACTTGTATAACCCGATTTATTAAAGCTGTTCAAGGTCGCGTCATACAGCGGATTAGCTTCTCCTGTTTGCCCCGGACTACCGGAGAAATGCTCGAATGTTTTTACTAATTTGCCGTTTGCATCATACGGCGAATTGTAGGGCTGTTGCTTTACATAGTCACTGAAAGTGCCGTATTTGCTTTCTGAACTTCTGGAAAGGCCATACGTCGTACTATTCCTGAATATCAAGTTTTTGACGCTATACATCAAGGTGATGGAACCGTTGAAATTCGAGCGGTAAGAATCTTTCATGGCTCCGCGCGTATCGTTGTAAGCACCGGAAATACTCCAGCGGAATTCCCGGCTACCGCCTTCCAAACGCAGGTTGTAGCGCATTCCGGAGCCCACCCGCAAAGGCTTGCTCAACCAATCGACATCCGTCCCTCCGACCACTTCCCTCAATCTCCTGGCATAAGTGTTTTTATAGGTCATATCGGAAGATGGTGAATCCATGTTATACAATCCCAAGTCCCACTCCAATTGTAACTTCTCAGCGGCATTCAGCATATCATAAGAGGTCAGGTCAGGAATTTCAAGGTTTACGCCCACTTCTGCATTCACCCGCATTTTACCGGCTTCCGGCTTTTTGGTAACCACGACAATGACTCCGTTGGCCCCTCTCGAACCGTAAATGGCAGTAGCCGCCGCGTCTTTCAGTATGTTGATGGATTCGATTTCCTCGTCGTTATAGTCCATCAGACGCTCCAGACCGATTTCAAAACCGTCCATAATAATCAGCGGCGTATTTACCGAATTATCGGCAAGTGCATTATATTCGGAAACACTCATCGGCAGGGAGGAGTTACCGCGGATATTGATTTGCGGCAAAGTATTCGGGTTACTGCCGGAGTAGTTGTCCTCTGTCAAGTTGATAGACACATCTATGTTTTTCAGTGTCTGCAAGAGGTTTTGTCCCCGGAATAGTTTCAGCTGTTCATTGGTAACCGTACTCACGGATCCTGTATAGCTTTCCCTGGCCTTTTTGAAGATACCGGTCACCACCACTTCGTCCATTTCCGTAGCATCTTCCTCCATAACCACCATCAAAGGTTTCGCGTCATTCACCCTGATTTCTTTAATTTTCATCCCGACAAACGAGAAAATCAGCACATGTTCCCTATTGTCCGGCAAAGTCAGACGGAATTTTCCATCCGCATCGGTAACTCCCCCCAATTGCGTACCTTTCAACAAAATCGTCACTCCGGGTAAAGGCATTCCGCCCTTATCCTTGACCGTACCGGTCACGGTAAGTTCCTTTCCCGCCTCTTGAGGAGCAACTAATTTCGGAGAAATGACAATGACATCATCCTCCAACCGATACCACAAACCGGTATTTTTCAGACATTCCGCCAGAATATCGCTCAAATCCCGGTCTTCCACCTGTACGCTGACTTTTCCCACATGACGGAGTTCATTGCTACTATACATGAACTCATACCCGGACAAGCGGGTTATTTCCTGGAAAATCTCGGGCAAAGTCTTGTTCTTTGCATCCAAGGTCAAGCGGGTCTGAGAGTGCGTCCGAGCAGATACCGTTGACAATCCCAAAATCAGCAAGCAAACACAAATTTTCATAGTCAAATACATTTTCCAAACGATATCAGGCCACGACCCGATATCCAAATCCCGATTTTTTTTCATAAATTTGTTGTGTTAAAATTAATAATGGCCATTTGCACGATGGCGTTAATAATTCTATTCCGGGAAGATGCTGCACACATCTTCCTGTTTTGTTATTCAGCAAATACCTCAATCGCACGCCCGTCCTGCACAAAACGGATATGCGTCGTGAGTTCCAGTTTGTTCAATACCTGGTCCAGATTCCTGTACTTCGGCAGATTTCCGGTAAAACGGATTTCTCTGACCTCCGCATCCCGGAGAATAAATTCCACGTCATACCAACGCCCCAATTTACGAATCACCTCTTCCAATAAATCGTCATTAAATACAAAACGCCGGTCTTTCCAGGCCGTATAGGCTTTTACATCCACATTCCGGATTTCCGGGCCTTCCGAACTGTAATTCAACTGCTCCCCCGGCTGTAGTTTCCGGGAATAATTCCCCGCACACACTTCCACTTTTCCCTGCACCAAAGTGGCCTGCTGAGTTTCCGAAGGATAGGCTTTCACATTAAAGGAAGTCCCCAATACCTTGATATCCAATTGTCCCGCTTTTACCACAAAGGGCCGGGAAACATTTTTGGCCACCTCGAAATAGGCTTCCCCCGTCAGCATGACCTCCCTCACCTCATCGGCAAAAGCCACCGGATATTTCAGTTCCGTTTCGGCATTCAGCCACACCTGCGTGCCGTCGGCAAGAGTCAATTGGTATTCCCCTCCCCGCGGAACCGTAATTGTATTGTAAACCAGAAGAGGACCGACATGCTCAGCAGAATAATCCAATCGCTTCCCCTGCACACGAATGTCGGCGGTCCGTTCTTTCAATTGGGTTTCCAGACTGTCCGACAATACCACCTGCCGCCCGTCCGACAAAGTCAATACGGCTCCCGCCTTTCCCGGTTTTATCACCTCGGCAACCGGCAAATGCCCGTCCTGCTCCGTTCCGCTCTGCTCCCGCAACAAAAAAGCCAGCGCAACCCCGATAACCAACGTCCCCATGGCGGCAACCGCAGCCCAGCGTTTCCCGATACGCAACCGGTCGCTTTTCCGTTTACCGGCCACAAAACGGCGGTATCCCTCCCCAGCCTGAAACTGATGATGTTCTTTCCGGGCCTCCTCCAAAAATCCGGGCCGGACAAATTCCCGATACATCCGTTCATGCTCGTCGCTCTCGGCCATCCACCGCTCCAACTGTTCCCGCTCTTCGTCCGTGAGCACGCCGACTATCGACTTTTGTATCAAAACCGCTATCTGAAAAGGATAATCTGTCATCTCTTTGCTTTTTGTTTTTTATAAAAACACGACCTCGGGCAAAAAGTGTCAAAAAAAATGAGAAAATATTTTATAAAAGCAACTTTCTTTATGGAATGGCGTCAAAACGAAAAGTGGGGAGAAAAACCTTAAATCCGCAACTCCATTCCCGAAGTGCTACCTACATAAAGAGGAATGAACTTTTGATTCGTAAGACAGCCATTAAGTCCTCGCATCCGTTTCAATACGCATACCATTCCCTTACCCCATAAAGCGACTTGAGGCAATACGCAATTAGTGGCCATCAAGTGATGTAAATCATCCGGAAGAAGTTTTGAAGGCTTCTGCATATGCATGGTTATCGGTGTAGATGTTCAGCACATATTGCCTTGCAGTCTTAATCCACTTGGCAGGTACTGAAATGAATTTGAAGACAAACGTCTTGATACGGCTGGTTTCCTTAAGCCCGAACTTCTTCACTTCAATCCTTTGCATAATGGCCTTGTAGAAATTGCGTATCAGTGCCGTCAGGAGCAAGAACACAGTATTTTCCGCCATGAAGGATTTAGGCAGTCTGCCCCATCCAAACCCATTGTTCATGTCATCAAAGATGCGTTCCTTGCCACCACGCATGTTATAGAACTCTACGATGTCTCTCATGGATGATTCGTAATCGTTGGTCAGGATGCAGCGGTATGTATATTCCCCCTCCCACAGGTCCGGTCCACTGCCCATGCGTCTCTGTCTCTGGATTACCAGGCGATACGGTTTGCCCTTCCACTTCTCAACGAGAATGGAATTCAACTCAAACACAATGCCGTTTATCTCTTCCTTCTTCCACCCTCTGAGGGCGAAGATGTCATCATAGAGCGAGCAGCAGCGGTTGGCACGTATGTAGAATGTCCTGCAATGCTTCCTGACCTCATCCACAATGTCTTCAGAGCATGAGCCGCAGTCGGCCCTGAAGCGGTTGACTGTCAGCTTCTTTTCTTCAAGTCTCTCCAAAATCCTCTTCAGCGTGTCCTCCTGGTGAAAACGTACATTGGTGTTGCCGTCGCTGTTCTCTATGCCGACAATCATGTCGCCGATAACGGCCACACCGGGCCTGTAACCAAGAAATTTCTTGTACGTGGGCTTTGCATCGTACTTCTCCGTCTCAATGAACTGGTGGTCAAAGTCAACGTCATACTCCCCGCCCTCTTTCAACTGCCCTGTGGCCAACAGGCAATTCAGGAGCAATATGTTGAGTGTGTCTGCCGTATTGAAGTCATAGGACTTTCCGGCATCAGATATGTATGAGATGTTTTCCCGGGCCAGTTCGTTTATTGCCCTAAGGATGGTGTCGGCGCTACAGGTGCGGAGTGTGGGATGAAGGGAAAGATGACTCATCAAGTGGGTGGTGACATCCTCAACGCAAGAACCGCCGCAGAAGTAAACGCATAGGAGGGTGCGGATGATTTCGCTATATTGATAACCATAGAGTTTGCACCTCAACCCAAGTGTTGAATCTATTGTGGAGGAGAGAAGGGAGGAAAATTGCTCCATGATTGGAAATATGCCTCCAAAAGGAGTGAGTTTTTCGGATTTTATTGCTACCTTTGCCATGTCTGTTACGATTTTTCTTGTCTTTGGATTCGCAACACTAAGGTAAGTGAAAACTCTGACATGGCAAAAACCTGGGCAACAAAATGTTGCCCAGGAACTTATAAAAATAATTATCAATTATGTTGCGGAATTAAGGAAAAAATAAAAAGTAGGGAGAATATCATTCTTCATCTGTTTTTATTTCCTACTTTTGCATAAAATAGAATGTATCCTAACAAATTGAAACAGTCATTCGATGTCATCACAACACCCGGATTTTAAATGGATTGAACAATTGCACTTCGGAAACGAAGAAGCCTACCGGATTCTTTTCGATGAATATTACCAGATGCTGGGTGTATTCGCCATGAAATATGTAAAAGACAAAGAGGTGGCCGAAGACATTGTGCAGGATGTCATTACGGAACTATACAGCCGCCGTCTCCTGTTCGACACCCCCGTTGCCCTCAAATCGTTCCTGTTTCTGTCCGTAAAAAACAAGGCCCTCAATTTCCTGCGCCGTCAGCAGGCACAAGAACGCTACTTGAACAACAGGATGGAAGAAGAAAGTTTTTTTCTGAACAATATCATCCGCGAAGAGGTATATTATCACCTGCAGAAAATGATTGGGGAACTCTCCGATCCGGTACGGCAAATCTATGAACTGACCTTACAGGAACTCTCCAATGAAGAAATCGCCGAACAATTAGGCCTGTCCGTCGATTCCGTCAAAGCCCACAAGAAACGGGGGAAACAAATATTGAAGGAAAGGCTGAAAGGTTTAATGGCCTTCTGCCGGGCAATACGTAAGCTTATATATACCACAAATACCGTTGAAGGGTATCACCGTCAGATCCGTAAGGTAACAAAAAACAAGGGCGTATTCCCGTCGGATACAGCCCTTGAGAAACTGGTTTATCTTGCATACCGAAATATACGGAAGAAGTGGACCATGCCACTGGCTAACTGGGCTACAATCTCACAACAATTAGCCATAAAGTTTGGAGAGCGATTTAAATTATTGTAATTTTACGCTCGTCGGGACGGGTGGTTCCTCCCCTTGGCGCTGGCCGTTCCCCGACCGATGAGGTTTATAGAGAAAAATAATGCGTGACACAGTTTATTTTACACTACCAACTTGCCCTCGTTATGCTATTTTATATATCGTCGCAATCATCAAGATTTAGAAACTGATTAATAATATCTAAAGTCATTTTAGACAATGGTCTTCTAGATAATTGACTATTGTCTAAATAATTTCCCCATAGTATTCTCTCTATTGTTTCATCTGTTATTCCAATATTACGAAATGATATCTTTAAATCATTATAATATCCCTTTTGATATGCAACAGATTTCAATACTATTTCATGAGCATAATCCTTGTGTTTTTTATATAATTCATCCAAAGCGAAAGCCTGAATATTTGTTTTACACCTATCATCGGCTTTAAACTTAACTTCCCAATCTGCATTTCTTAATATGCAATTCAAAGGTGAATCAACCATTAATTTCCCATTATTCTCAAATCCCTCTATATAAGGATTAATTTCTATACATTCTTCTCCTTTTGCCTTATTGCACGTAGGACAACATGGAATAAGATTATAAAACGATAGGGCTAAATATGGATATTTACTTTTACTATAAAAATGATCAAACTGAGCACCAACTTTACGGTTATTATCTGTACCGAAAATATATTGTCGATTACAATATGGACAAACGCTTAAGTTTAAAGAATTAAGAACCAAGTGTAGAATTCCTTTTCTTACTCTTTCATATTGTCTAATCATATAGTTTCTAAAATACCTCCAATCTTCGGCGTCATAGTCTATGTCTGGAAACCGTAAGTTGAACGATTCTATTACTTTGATTAATTTTGAGGGTGGGCATAACACAATGTCATCTCTAAAATTTCGTTCGTTTAAAATATAAGACAAATACCGATTTCCCATTTTGAAATGTCTTTCCATTTTGATCACAGAGTCAGCATATTCACAACTAATGTGTTGTGTGTTGAAATCGTTAATTTTAATCATTGTTTATTGCTCTCCAATTTTGCCAATTCTTCTTTTAATAAAGTAACTCGTTTAACATTTGATAGTGTATCTCGTTTGTTATCATACTCTTGTAACAATATGTTGCGGATTATAGGTTCCCCTATCCTATAAATGTCTTCAAGAGTATGACTGTCAATCGTCCCGGACATTATTCGCATGTGCAGTGATTCTATTTTTTGTTTTGAAAATTCTCCAATAGGAATGCCATCCAAAAAGAAACTATTATTGTATAGAGTATGTATATTTGACGCAAATGTTTCTTTAAGGTTTATCCCATTGCACACTTTACAAGTTCCATCTTGTTTCTTGTCAACAAAGATAACATTCGTTCGTGGTATATCCGACAGTAATATTGGAGAGTGTGTGGTCATTATAATTTGAAATCTAACTTTTGGGAAATATAAATTCAGTAAATTTGTCAACAAACTGATGAACTTCTGTTGCCATTCAGGATGAAGTTGTAAGTCTGGTTCGTCAAGTAGTATGATTAATGTTTTGCCATCAAATTGATGACTATGTATAATCTTATTAATGGCAGCGTGATGTATTTCGCCTTGCTTACCCCAAATTACACCCATCAAACGTGATAAGAACGTATAAATAGTTCTTTCACCAGACGAAATACCTAAATTGATATCAACTTGAGCATTTGAGACATTATGCTCCATTGTTCCAAATGAAGCATAAGGAGCCATAGGTATTGAATTGTAGTAACAATACAAGGCATTTATAAATTCTTGAT from Butyricimonas virosa encodes the following:
- a CDS encoding sigma-70 family RNA polymerase sigma factor is translated as MKYVKDKEVAEDIVQDVITELYSRRLLFDTPVALKSFLFLSVKNKALNFLRRQQAQERYLNNRMEEESFFLNNIIREEVYYHLQKMIGELSDPVRQIYELTLQELSNEEIAEQLGLSVDSVKAHKKRGKQILKERLKGLMAFCRAIRKLIYTTNTVEGYHRQIRKVTKNKGVFPSDTALEKLVYLAYRNIRKKWTMPLANWATISQQLAIKFGERFKLL
- a CDS encoding HNH endonuclease, with amino-acid sequence MIRQYERVRKGILHLVLNSLNLSVCPYCNRQYIFGTDNNRKVGAQFDHFYSKSKYPYLALSFYNLIPCCPTCNKAKGEECIEINPYIEGFENNGKLMVDSPLNCILRNADWEVKFKADDRCKTNIQAFALDELYKKHKDYAHEIVLKSVAYQKGYYNDLKISFRNIGITDETIERILWGNYLDNSQLSRRPLSKMTLDIINQFLNLDDCDDI
- a CDS encoding AAA family ATPase; protein product: MPEVDIMQTNDLFRLLLLFIYSHEQERHTIFESIKLPDYFELKLLYFSDIIPQHPTYKTLTQDISNKGFKNKLKKFILTQVFLSKQHFPEGWDNKTTFKEVLLFLNNGEEYRSNLFDTLCQLFDSGNIKYQEHELTGMRRGYYEFKCDIEINAVNQEFINALYCYYNSIPMAPYASFGTMEHNVSNAQVDINLGISSGERTIYTFLSRLMGVIWGKQGEIHHAAINKIIHSHQFDGKTLIILLDEPDLQLHPEWQQKFISLLTNLLNLYFPKVRFQIIMTTHSPILLSDIPRTNVIFVDKKQDGTCKVCNGINLKETFASNIHTLYNNSFFLDGIPIGEFSKQKIESLHMRIMSGTIDSHTLEDIYRIGEPIIRNILLQEYDNKRDTLSNVKRVTLLKEELAKLESNKQ